The region ggttcctctctaggtttataatctccacccggcacagccagaagaggactggccaccccacatagcctggttcctctctaggtttataatctccacccggcacagccagaagaggactggccaccccacatagcctggttcctctctaggtttataatctccatctgatacagccagaagaggactggccaccccacatagcctggttcctctctaggtttataatctccacccggcacagccagaagaggactggctacccctcatagcctggttcctctctaggtttataatctccacccggcacagccagaagaggactggctacccctcatagcctggttcctctctaggtttataatctccacccggcacagccagaagaggactggccacccctcatagcctggttcctctctaggtttcttcctaggttttgtcctttctagggagccaccgtgcttctacacctgcattgcttgctgtttgggggtttaggctgggtttctgtacagcactttgagatatcagctgatgtacgaagggctatataaatacatttgatttgatttgatttggaagttgtattcaacttttttttttattctctTCTTTTAAATTTGCAGATCCTTTTGAGGGCCCCAACTACCACATTGCTCCAAGATGGGTGTACAACATCTCAACACTCTGGATGCTCTTTGTGGTCGTCGCCTCAACCTTCACCAATGGCCTGGTACTGGTGGCCACTGCCAAATTCAAGAAGCTCCAACATCCTCTCAACTGGATCCTTGTCAACCTGGCGTTCGCCGACATTGCGGAGACTCTTTTGGCGAGCACCATCAGCGTTTGCAACCAGATGTTTGGCTACTTTATTCTTGGACACCCAATGTGTGTCTTTGAGGGATTCACCGTCGCCACATGTGGTAAGATGCGTTTTATATGGACTCCATTTTGTTTCATATTTATATACCACCCAGGACTCACCCCATTTTGTTTCATATTTAACCCATTGTGTGGTGGTcaagccagcagcataccaccctgcataccaccctgcataccacccagcataccacccagcataccacccagcataccaccctgcataccaccctgcatgccacccagcataccaccctgcataccacccagcataccaccctgcatatcACCCTGCATATcacccagcataccaccctgcatatcACCCAGCATACCATCCAGCAtgccaccctgcataccaccctgcatcccactgctggcttgcttctggagctaagcagggttggttctggtcagttccctggatgggagaccagatgctgctggaagtggtgttggagggcaagTTGGAAT is a window of Oncorhynchus keta strain PuntledgeMale-10-30-2019 unplaced genomic scaffold, Oket_V2 Un_contig_8005_pilon_pilon, whole genome shotgun sequence DNA encoding:
- the LOC127926640 gene encoding red-sensitive opsin-like encodes the protein MAELGVFAARRQEDTTRESGFAYTNSNHTKDPFEGPNYHIAPRWVYNISTLWMLFVVVASTFTNGLVLVATAKFKKLQHPLNWILVNLAFADIAETLLASTISVCNQMFGYFILGHPMCVFEGFTVATCGKMRFIWTPF